The Spinacia oleracea cultivar Varoflay chromosome 2, BTI_SOV_V1, whole genome shotgun sequence DNA segment ATTAACAATAATCTCAACAATGGGCGGTATTCTCATTTTAATCCCAAAATATGGTTTAATCTAGAATAATGAAATAATCCTAAATATCACCATACCCTTCCCAAAACAGTCTCCCGTTACCTATGACCTTTAAAACCGgtattttcttttctctttctttattttactttacAGCCTCTCCATTCTTCTCCTCCTCCATACCAAATTACTAGATCACCACTTCAACTCCACTCTCTTTGCTTCTGCAGTTCTCTCCTTCCTCCCAACTCCTGCCATACCCCCCAAATTAGCATATCACCCACCTACAACACCTTCaattctcactttctctctcctcgattCTCATCAATCAAAGAAAGTTGCACACACAAAATCCATCATCACCAATATCCAGCATCATAAAAAAAGAATGTGGGATTACACTACACTACAAACTTGTCACACTCAAAAAAAATCATGTTCCCATGAACTAATAAGGAGCAATATATTAGTAAACTTAATTTTCAGCTTTATTTCAACAAGAAGAGTTTCAGTCTCTGTGTAGTTGCGTAAATTAGAGGAATTATTTGTGTAAGCTTCTTTATTCTCATTCAGCTATAATTTCTCTTGATATTGTAGTTTGAATTGTGTAATTTCTATTGAATGCATTGGTTTTTCTGAGTTTTTATTGAATTAGGATTTCGGATGTGAGCTTTTGCTCGAAAAAAGTCGTCGAAGAAGGGTGTTGATAAATACTGTAAATAATCATTATGTAACATTCATTAACAAGTACTTATATTAACTACTAAAGTTACATATCAGCTCATTTTGACCACCCAAAAACTTCAAATAATCAGCAAAATTCTGTTATTTTAACCAGCACCCagtttttcatttttctgaTATAAGAAAATCCCAGTTGTGCAGATGCaaaaagaagcaacaaaaaCCGTCCATTTAGATTACCAAATAAAGGGATTATCATATTAAAGTTCAAATATTTAGCAGAAAATGATAAGATTAAGCTTAAGAAAGTACTTCGGTAAGGAGTTTTTGGTCAACTACTTACCAGTTGAGAGCTTGAACTGAGCTcttgaaaaaacaaaagaaatgataTTAATGATTAGGGTTTGGAACAACATAAAACACAACATTTGACCAAAAAGAACGATGATATCGCCTCATGATCTAATGCCATGTATTTAGCTATTGAGCCTCAAAGTTTTTGTTTTATGTGATCGCAGCATCAAAAAGAAAGTCTGAAATTTCTACGGAAGCCGGCTCGAAATATTTAATCTTAGGTGAAAGGGTCGGAGAAGGGTGGCATTAAGGCTAGTTTTGAGTTATTAGGGAGTGATGACGATGAAGTGAAGGGTCGGAGTGAGGGGGACGCCTCGTAAGGAAGTAGAAGTCATCTAGAGGTTCAAAGAAGGGTAGcagtttttctgggtttttataGAAATTGGGAATTTTGAGTAGAAAAGGGGttttcattatcattaccccattgccttaAAGAGGTTTTGTTGGAATTCAGAAATTGAGTTCTGCTACTTAGTTCTGGTTACAGTTTTGATGATGAGTCAAAAAGAGTTAGAAACCATAGTTTAGGAAAGAATaagaaggaagaagagaaaaggTGTCCGAGCTGAGGTTAGTTATGGAAATATATCGTCCATGAGACGGATATATAGGAAGACAGAAGAAGGTAGAAGACAAGGGAGGGGGGCACATTTAATGAAATTACCAGGTATAACAGGTAACTAAATGAGGGAGAATGTTTTAAGAAGGCTACCCTCGTACTTAGGATTATTCTAGGTTAAACTATAGTTGCCAGTTGGTATTAAAACTATAAGACCCCCAATTTGGGATTATTAATGTTAAATTTCCCTTTATTTTCTAACTCGGCGTAAAATTATTGCAAAAAGTTTTTACATGCCCGTTAAAATATGATGGGTATATTCTACCGCTGACTGGCTCCGTATCATTTTATAATAATTGCAAATACTAGGAACAAATTCGCCAATATAAATCATTTTGCACATTCAGCAATAATTGGTACTTGACAATTCGCAAAGGTCAACAATTTAACTTTAAACCAACCTGTGAATTGAATAGAGATGCTTGCCTCCTAGGAAGGTTTGCAAGGATATACTTCAAGCCTAGTAGACCCATATAACAATTATATTAGACTGGAAGAAAAGTGTGAAATTTTCAGGTAAGCTGGTTAATAAAGGTGGACAACTGAAAGCCAATTCTCTTATACCTCTTCCTTGTTTCTCAATCTTATCAGCAGAAAGAACAGATTTTCTAATCTGATATCCTGCTTGCCTGTCATAATATTTGAGATTACAAATAAATAACAATTTGAGTTGATCGCAAAACCACATCACTCAAGTCGCAACATAAATGAAACAAACCTCAGTTTAGTTCTTCCTCTTTTCATCTCCTCTTCTGCATGTGATGCCCTTTTCTGCAAATTTACACCCACTATACTGAGAATCTCACAACACTAAACAAACAAATTAACGTTGAGTTAAAGCTAACAAATGTTGTCCCCAAGTCAGTTTTCATCGAAGAAGATACTTTCAGATTTGAGACCCCTGTACTATCCAGTATACAGCTAAAACGCACAACCTGCACAGCCTCGATACATCACACCCTTGAGAAATGCTCTCAAAGGTAAATTCTCTAGTGATAGAAAAAGATTGTTCTGTACCCATTTTTGATGTGTAGAGAATTTAGAGGTACACAAATCCTCGATGACCATGTACAAAATCTTACCCCTAATTAGTTACAAAAGCATATTCGTGGTCAATATCACCTTCAGCTATTCCAATGTTAGTTTCTTTGACTCTACACAGCCCAGATGAAAAATAAGGAATCAAACACAAAATGTTACCTCTAGTTTTTCAGTTGCAGCTTTATAGCTTTCAAACGATTGCTTCAGCTCTTTCAGCTTTCCATCAGCTCGAGAAAGCAAGACCTGCACCCAAATACACCGTGCAGCTACATAAAGAGTCCTCCCTATCACATAACACGTTAATCTAAAGACGCTTAACAAGCTGCAGACCCCGAGATTGACCAAGCCCCCCACCCACCCAAAAAGAagtacaaacaaaacaaaaagtaTGCCACTTGAGATTTAGACATGACATTTTATAGCTGACAAAAATGTGGTATTTACAACTAACAAAAAACATGGAATGAAGCATACTATTATACTAATGCATGGACTATTTAGAAGTTATAAACCCTCCATGTGAAGAGACCAATGTTTGCTCTTAGTAAACACTGTTCACCAAGGAATGCAATAAAAGTCTGCAGTGACTACCATACTGGCAGACTCACAATAAAAATGCACCTGTGGaaagaaaaaattgattttaaaaagaaaaaattgattttaaaaatgcACTGTGAAGTTTGCTTTGTGCCTGTTTGGCCAAGCTCCTAAAAGTCTCTCACCTTAAGAAGTTGAAACTAGGCCAAACAAGGGTATTTGGTAAAGTAATTTCAGTTTCTCAAGAAGCCCAAAACAGCCCCCGGACCCCTTAGAAACAGAAGTTACAATTTAGTGCTTCTCGTAACTATTTCTCGCAGAGctattatgattatttaatgAAAAAATTTGACGGACAATTATACCCTTGTAAAATTAGCAAATGACCAAACTTGATTATAAAATTAACAGCTCCCACAGTCCCACCCAGTTACCCCACCTTGCCTTCTCTCTCTTCCAAACCATAAGGCAGTCTGCCCTTTTTCTCACCTATGCATCAACGCCATCAACGACTCAGGTACGCTGGTAGGCTTGATCTTTCTCTCACCTAAAACTACAGTTTTACAACATCTGTGACTCTTAATAATTTTTGTTGGTCTCACTTGAATTTGTAGATCTAAAATTTCCATGTAAAATTGACGGTGTTGGCCAGAAATACTGGTGCTTTGTGGATGGGGTTCTTGGTATCTGTGCAGTGGGGTGGCACCATTTAACAAATCTAGTGCCGGAATAATATTGAAGATCACAAAACTGTGAAAACTCATCAATGGTGCAGGTGGTGCTGTAAAATTTGAACCGTTTGATTACATCAAACTATTACAAGTATTTcactaattaaaaaaagaaagaagaaaaaattTAGTGCAAAAATATAGTAAAGATGAAGTCAGTTAGTAATTTTGATACTGTCTAATTTAATCTACTTCATCCTttattcaagatttattaataaatataatgaAACTCTAGAATCATGGGCCAAACATGTAAAATAGTTTCTATTTCTTAGAAGTACTTCTAAAGTCTTGTGGTCAAACAAATCTATTTCTCATAAGTGCTTCTCTAGAAACAGTATCTAGAAAACCACTTCTAGGAAACAGAAGTTGTTTTCTGGAAGGTCGCCCAAACAGACCCTAGTAGTAAATAACAGTAAAATTGCATGCCAAAATTTGACTAAGATTTTTTATGAAAGAAGTGTGCTACTTGGTACTAAGGCTCACCTCTTCAGAAGAAAACAGCCGCAAGCTTCTGTAGTACAAGAAACGTCTTGGACCTGCAAGAAACATGCTGAAAGTTAGACTGTCCaggagaaaaaaatttaaaaaatagagAACTCATATTCTGAAAACATATCTAAATGTGTAACACAGCTTACGGACTTTTAGATATCTGTATAGATGTAGCAAGTTATAGGAATACATTGCAAACACCAGTCCAGGTCTTGCTACTTGCGAATGCTCTACAGCATGTCATCTGGTCTTTGACCCAACCAATATATTACGGAAAAATCCAGTCAGAATAGCTATACCATCCCATATATGGTCCAAGTCACGCCATACGAAAAAGATAAAGCAAAGCTAACCGAGGCTCTCGCTCGCTCGTTCCCACCTGCATTCTTCCCACTAGAGTAGGAGTCACCCTAGCAGGAACCTCAAAAACCATTCCAAAGTTTGTAGATTTTAAAGTGAAAGCTAAACCCGGATTCTTATCCACACATGTTGAAGCTCTAGAAAACCGATCTCCTTAAAGAGAAAGACGAGCAGAAAGCCTCAAAAGAGAAATCAGCCATGAGGCGGGCGGGATTCTTGTGAGATTATCCTCACCGACTTGTCTGTTCGACGATATAATCCAAAGATTAGGCAAGGTCGCTGACCTTCTTCCGTTCACGTCATAATGGATCAGCTCTACTGTAGAATTCAGCATTTATTGTGTTGCTTCCCCAAAGAACTCGTCACAAATAGTTTTTAAAAGCTCTAATGCttgacacacacacacgcagacATCACTTATTAAAACGTAACACATCATTTATAGTTTTACGCAGATGAACCATTAGATTAACCTTCGCATAAGTTCACTTTTAATAGTTATGAATTTTATCTCAAAAGGGACTTCTCTCTCATGAATTTCATTCATCTTCTCAGGACAGTGAAGTGAATTAGCTGAAAATCAAGACACCTATCCCCATAAAATAACCCCCCATTTCTTTATAAGAGTTGAATGATCTTTCCCTCCGATAAAATAATAACACTTTTTCAACTTATATAATTATATACAAACAAAAATTGTTAAACTTTTAACTTTCAGAAGCTATCCTGTTAAGTTTTCTAACCAACCTTACAGAACTAGTCCACATATATGAGAAAAAAAGGTAACAGATACACAGGCACTCCATATTTAAATCCCTAAATCAGTTATACACCCTTTGAAATAAGGTGTCTAGCATTTTCAGTAAACTCGATCCCCAAGTAAGAGGCAGTTCATGCATTAAACAAGCAGCTAAAAAGAAACTCAGACAAGAGTACCAGATTCAAGATTGCTGCTACACTATCTTTTACTTAAATAATCTGGAGCAAGAACGTTTCATAATAATTGAACAATTGAACATGTTCTATAAATTTTTCACATCACCCGCCTAGAAATGGATAATATATTTTTGGAAACTATAATACAAAAACACATCTTCTCTCTACCCACTCGGAGTTCTTCAGTTAGGCTATCCTCCTCGACTTACTAGTCAGAAGTCATAACTATCATTACAAAAAACTGAACAAGAAAGAAGATCAAGTGGCTCCTTCTCCCCAAGACTCCCAAAGTACCAAGCCATTCTGAAAGCACAAAACCAACTCACTCCTAAGtttcaattatttttttattttttatttttttttggaaaactaGAAAAAGTAGTTTTGTTGTCAATTTCAAATTAACATAACTAGTTCAAGTATGAGTTCATTACACAACTTATATGATAGaatttcaaaacctcaaagcCAAACTGGGAAACTCTGAAAAAAGTTGCAGTGACGCTCAGTGGTTCCTATAATACCattaaaaaaacacaaaacaagtaGCAAAAACGCAAATTTTAAACCCACCAAATCTATCCAGCCACAACCTTGTCACTTTTCGAGGTTCTCAAGCTATTCGAAGTTGAATTCAGAACAATGTCCTGTTGGCTCCTTTTTTCAATCATCGTTAACAACTTGTTACATGCAAATTAAGCAAGATCAATCAGCTCAACACAAAGCACTTCGGAAAATTCTGATCAGAAAACTAGTAATACCTAAGCTCATTGTCTTACTCTCAGCTTCAACATTTCCTCAAAACACCTTTAGAGCCAACCACTACTCTAATCAGTACTATCACCATTCACCATTATTTTACTAAACGTGTCGATGAATATAAGAAGGGTGATCACATCATCACACCAACACTATCAGCCCATCACCATGCTACCTTACGAATTTCTTAATTTCTTATTCCCCACTGCTAAAATACTTTTCTTCACTTTTTAAGGCAATGAAGGCCTTGAATAGCCCTATATTCAATTCACTGACAGAAGTAATGGCCATGGGAAGAAAATAAGTCTATATAAACCCATAGACTAAGAACTGCCACCCAATTAGCTCCTCTAATAGTAATGGCTCCCCAGAATTCAGATTCTGGAATGCTGGTACTAGTCAGCAAATGTGCCAACTAACTAAGTTGGTTTGATTTTCATCATCACAAATAAACACCTTCATCCATTGAACATTATCAGTTTACAACAAAttattctaaagtctaaaccaATTACTCCTTCCTTGTGTGTTTAAACACCAAACACTACCCAGAACTTACTTTTCTCGACCGTGATAACTTCAATTTGCTATTTTTCTCACGATACCTAGCAAAACATCACTAACCTCCACCAAGCATTCACTCAAACACTTACGGGCTCTACTCTGAAATCATGTTCTGGGTTTTCAGAGACAAAAGCAAAGACCCCACGTCAAACTTCTGGCCATAACATTCACCACTCTAGTTCCTATCTTCTGCAAATTTTCAGAAGCTCACCAAGTCACCATGCAAAGCTCCCCACCAccagcacacaaacacacaaaaaAGAAGGACAAAGATGCTATTACGTTTCAGGACCCTTAAATCGACAAAATCTACCTTCATATATAACTATATAAGCCAACCACTTATCCCCTCTATCACCAAAATCTTCTTCTATGAGCCATTGCTGAGAACAAATTCCAAAAGTTCAGCATATACAGAGTTAAACCACTGATTACCGCGATTCTGAAACTTAAGAAGATAAAGAAAAGTAAGCACAATAAAAGGCCTGATTCTCCCCACTAAACAAGCAGAGAAATCTGTAGCATGCTTAATATTCTCCAAAACCTCACATCCTAATTTGTAACAGAAACACAATCCTAAAATAGACTCCCAGATGAACCAattaaaaaatcaataaaaagcaGCTTGTTCTTGCTACTGACCAATGCTCTACAATAAACAGCCCATCCGAAAATCTTGTCTTGTGTTCTTTGACTTGCTTCATTACTCACGTGTAGAAGAAGTTTGATGCAATCTGCATTATAAGTAGCAAGTTTGATAATGCTTGTGCTAAAAAGAGTCGTTTGTCAAGAATGACGACCGATCAACTATCATTCAAAAGTTTTCAATTGCCACAACTAATTAGCTATCTAATAAGGCATAGAATCCGAGTGCCATAATTCAATACCCTAGGCATGAAAACTATTGTAGGAGTGTCAAACATTACAAAAAACATGTTCAATGTCTAACTAGCTTACAAAAATCAATGGAAACACAAAAAAGTCGGCAAAATCACGGTAATCACAAAAGGATAGTTGTTGTATCAATAACCTTCTTCCAATATCAAATTTTGCATACCTTTCAATGCGAAGACACCCAGCCCAGCAACAGCTCCAGCAGCAATAAATGGATGTGATGCCGCCACAATCACACCCTCTGAATCCAAAACCGAATACAAACGAACAAGCGAACTTAATTAACCCTTAAAATAAACCAAATtccaattaaaaaaattaaagaaagaaaaaaaaaaaaaaaacctttaaCTTTGCTGAAGAATTTAGCTTCATAAGCATCATAATCAGCCTTCAAATCCTTAACTGACTCCTGCATTCAAATACTGACCTCATTTTAAACCCTAATTACAACAATTACACGTAAACACAGAGAATGGAAGGGGAGAGAGAGGAGAGCCTGACGAGTGTTTGGTGGAAATGCGCAGAAGAGGTGGAACGGATTTGAGAGAGGCGAGAATGAGTGGCGGCAATGGTGGAATCAAAGGTTTGTTGAACGGTGTCCTGAGCAAGAAATGCTTGGTGTATAGCTTGTTGGATCCATGGATTGCTTTGCTCCAAGCTCTTCACTGCCTTTTCTACTGAGTATTCTTCGCTTTTCGTTAATGGCGGATTTTCAATTGTTggtgatgatgaagatgatgaacTTTCAACGGATTCCATTTTCGAGAACCTTTGTGTGTAATTTGATATCGCGAAGACGCGAACCCGTTTGTTTTCTAATTTTTGCACCTGTGGCTGTGTCCCGACTCCCGTGGGATGACACTCaagttttattgtttttaatttatccaattGATCATTCTAGGCTTCTAGCTACGAAATTTAATGGGAACTCGTATGCGACTCGGGCAATGCCTCAAGTTGTTACTTtcaataattaaaatttgaGATTTTTATTGAGTATAATACTTGTGAAAAATATATGTAGTCTAAAAACATGAAAAGATGCATTAAATTAGTCAAATACACAAATATAATATGAAGTATGTCATTTATCATGAAAATTAGTAGGTGTACTCGGGTGATATTTTTATGTCAATTGTTGATCTTTATCCCATTTTCTCCTCACGTGTGATGAAAAAATGTGAGAGGGTGCACCAGGTGCATGTAATATGTTCTGCATTTATTATGCTAagtaattttttaattagatcATCCTacgatttatttaatttattttctaatagAACTAAGTGTTTtgaattaataaacaccaaattagaggTATGCATGGAAtttctatagttgatgcttatgaaacttatgacatcatgttcAATTCAAGATATTCCTAATgctttagttttttttatatatatataattccaATACAGTCCATATGAAATAAAAGGTAACATAAAGATTTAGTTGTTTTAAATAACATGTTGTacatataaattaatgtgaattgataaacaacaattatttgttggttaagatggtaatgagaattatTCTCCAAACTCGAGGTCTAGTGTTCGATGTTTTTGTCAATTCGGTCTGAGAAATATTTACTTACTCCGAAATATTGTAGTCGAATTAGTATATCAAGGATCAAACATTTTGATCAAATTTGCTATTGACCATTCTCCATTTAATTATTACTTGTATTCTCATCCTCTTTTTTCATTTGCCCACAATTCTACCCATTTCTATACAACTATACCAATACACCATTTTGTTCGCTCTTATTCTTACAATAACTAAATAAGTTTTGGTTTCCCTTCAAATtataaaaaacaataaaaacacAAAATCTACAATCAAAATTTCTAACTGTAATACAGAAAAACGACAAGGGGAGTTGTTCCACAGCCTTCATCGCGGTGATATTCAAAGACGAGATGTTAAGTGTTGAATAAAAGGAAAAGTGAAAGTAATTTTGTTTGCACTTTTCCAACCCTTTATTTACCAAACTTGCTTGATGGGGTTGTTTAAGGATTGAACTCGTGACCTTTCACTTTATGCCACTATAAGTGCCTGGTGGAATATTTGAATTAACCGATTCAACTCTCTTGTTCTTTTATAacgaaaaaaattataaattattacatgttttttttttttttttttagtgattTTGCAAATTACTATCTTACTTGTTAAATGTTGTCAATTACTGCCTAGATATTTAGTTATTGTTGTCAATTGCTACTAATCTACAATAGCCTATATTTCGATCAAATCAATCACTAATTATATCATAATCAACCGTTAATTTCGGAATCCACATGAGACACTACTTGACAAAGCAGATTGCACGACAAGTGCCATT contains these protein-coding regions:
- the LOC110788992 gene encoding RGS1-HXK1-interacting protein 1 → MESVESSSSSSSPTIENPPLTKSEEYSVEKAVKSLEQSNPWIQQAIHQAFLAQDTVQQTFDSTIAATHSRLSQIRSTSSAHFHQTLESVKDLKADYDAYEAKFFSKVKEGVIVAASHPFIAAGAVAGLGVFALKGPRRFLYYRSLRLFSSEEVLLSRADGKLKELKQSFESYKAATEKLEKRASHAEEEMKRGRTKLRQAGYQIRKSVLSADKIEKQGRGLKYILANLPRRQASLFNSQIKNIVAEAKEERKVLAKEVTKISNYGISI